In Rhizobium sp. BG4, the genomic stretch AGCGTCAGCCACATGATCTTGCCGTCTTCGTACTGATCGACATTCAGGAAGACCTGCAGCAGGTGGATCGAGGAGATGGCGACGATCGAGGAGGCGACCTTGATCTTCAGGCTGCCGGAATCGAGCTTGCCGAGGAACGAGACCTCGTTCTCTGCGTCAGCCTCCGCCTCGTCGAAGCGGCTGACGAAATTCTCGTAGCCGGAGATCATCACCATGACGATGAGGCTGGCGACCAGCGCGGCATCGATAAGGCCGAGCATGGCGAGGATCATCTCGTCTTCGCCGAGCGTGAAAACGCCGCCTGCGACCTTGATGAACTTGTAGCAGAAGGACACCGCATAGACGGCGAGCGAGGCCACGAGGCCGAGATAGAAGACGACCAGCAGCCAGCGGCTGGAAAGGATGATGCGCTCGACGAGAAGTTCGAGTGATTTCATTTTGAGGTGCCCCCGCACGCAGAAAAGATGAGGTCGACATAGCCTATCCCGATGTGCCGCATCAAGGATGAAAGGCCGTTTCCGGCGGCAGGCGCAGCGCCGATTGTCGTGGAACGGCGTGAAAAGCGGCATGCGGGGTCTTGTTTCCGACGCGGGCTTGGCGGCATGGTCGGACAATAACTCCATTCCGAGGAACATCCCCGTGGCCATCAAATCCGACATCGAAATCGCCCGCGCGGCAGAGAAGAAACCGAT encodes the following:
- a CDS encoding TIGR00645 family protein; this translates as MKSLELLVERIILSSRWLLVVFYLGLVASLAVYAVSFCYKFIKVAGGVFTLGEDEMILAMLGLIDAALVASLIVMVMISGYENFVSRFDEAEADAENEVSFLGKLDSGSLKIKVASSIVAISSIHLLQVFLNVDQYEDGKIMWLTLIHIAFVVSAVMLGFLEKLMSSTKKNDLKDKD